The following proteins come from a genomic window of Heyndrickxia acidicola:
- a CDS encoding YtzC family protein, producing the protein MATRQSIQDCIQRCEDVIRCAQEQYKAGSQQEHYHNVEYTDALQGLEDSYNEICKLAFSSNAQQRDQLHRMRLQLQQLQNEMILLDHDRPLY; encoded by the coding sequence ATGGCTACACGTCAATCAATTCAGGATTGTATTCAGCGCTGTGAAGATGTAATCCGCTGTGCCCAGGAACAATATAAGGCGGGAAGCCAGCAGGAGCATTATCACAATGTTGAGTATACAGATGCCCTTCAAGGGTTAGAGGATTCATACAATGAAATATGCAAGCTTGCATTCAGCTCAAACGCTCAACAGCGGGATCAGCTGCACCGGATGCGCCTGCAGCTTCAGCAGCTTCAAAATGAAATGATCCTTTTAGACCACGATCGTCCTTTGTATTAA
- a CDS encoding TIGR01212 family radical SAM protein (This family includes YhcC from E. coli K-12, an uncharacterized radical SAM protein.), translating to MTKIENPFSYASDDKRYYTWNYHLRQHFGHKVFKVALDGGFDCPNRDGTAAYGGCTFCSAAGSGDFAGSRADDLETQFHTIKNKMHEKWKDGKYMAYFQAYTNTHAPVEVLREKYEKVLKQDDVVGLSIATRPDCLPDNVVEYLAELNERTYLWVELGLQTVHERTSLLINRAHDYQCYIEGVNKLRKHGIRVCSHIINGLPLENREMMMETAHEVAKLDVQGIKIHLLHLLKGTPMVKQYEKGMLEFLTFDEYVSLVCDQLEILPKEMVIHRITGDGPIDLMVGPMWSVNKWAVLNAIDQELKKRNSWQGKYYIQKEAIK from the coding sequence TTGACTAAAATTGAAAACCCTTTTTCATATGCCAGTGATGATAAACGGTACTACACATGGAATTACCATCTGCGACAGCATTTTGGCCATAAAGTGTTTAAAGTAGCTTTGGATGGCGGTTTTGATTGCCCCAACCGTGACGGCACTGCGGCCTATGGGGGCTGTACCTTTTGCAGTGCTGCGGGCTCAGGCGACTTTGCGGGCAGCCGTGCAGATGATTTAGAAACACAGTTTCACACCATTAAAAACAAAATGCATGAGAAATGGAAAGACGGAAAATATATGGCATATTTTCAGGCTTACACCAATACCCATGCACCTGTTGAGGTATTACGTGAAAAATATGAAAAAGTTCTGAAGCAGGATGATGTTGTCGGTTTATCCATTGCGACAAGACCTGACTGCCTTCCTGATAATGTAGTGGAGTATTTAGCTGAATTAAATGAAAGAACCTACCTATGGGTAGAATTAGGTCTACAAACCGTTCATGAGAGGACTTCTTTGCTGATTAACAGAGCACACGACTATCAATGCTATATAGAGGGCGTAAACAAGCTTCGAAAACATGGCATTAGGGTTTGCTCCCATATTATAAATGGACTTCCTCTCGAAAACAGGGAGATGATGATGGAGACGGCACATGAGGTTGCAAAGCTTGATGTTCAGGGAATCAAGATCCATCTGCTCCATCTGCTAAAAGGAACTCCCATGGTCAAGCAATATGAAAAAGGAATGCTCGAATTTCTAACGTTTGATGAGTATGTATCCCTTGTATGCGATCAATTAGAAATTCTTCCTAAAGAAATGGTCATTCACAGAATTACCGGGGATGGCCCTATTGACCTGATGGTCGGGCCGATGTGGAGCGTTAACAAATGGGCGGTTTTAAATGCGATTGATCAGGAATTAAAAAAACGCAATAGCTGGCAAGGGAAATATTATATACAAAAAGAGGCCATCAAATGA
- a CDS encoding YitT family protein has protein sequence MPNKEQQRKLPKKNIFYRAFFLTLGAVLTAVGLEIFLVPNHIIDGGITGISIILSHLFHSKLGIFIFLLNTPFFLLGYKQLGKTFMISMLYGIIVLSIATSLLTPVSKLTHDVFLAAIFGGIIVGIGVGMVIRYGGALDGTEVLAILISRKGTLSVGQIILFFNIFIFASAGFVFGWDHAMYSLIAYFIAFKMIDIVVEGLEQSRSVWIISDLYEEIGETLLIRLKRGVTYLNGEGGFKGNEKKVIFCVITRIEESELKTIIEEIDPNAFLAIGDIAEVKGGRFHHQTGPYTS, from the coding sequence ATGCCCAATAAGGAGCAGCAGCGAAAGCTTCCAAAGAAAAACATATTCTACCGTGCCTTTTTCTTAACTTTAGGAGCGGTATTGACTGCAGTAGGACTGGAAATTTTTTTGGTGCCCAACCACATTATCGACGGCGGAATCACAGGTATCTCCATCATTTTATCCCATCTTTTTCATTCAAAGCTGGGGATTTTCATTTTTCTTCTTAATACACCCTTTTTCCTGCTTGGTTACAAACAGCTTGGAAAAACGTTTATGATTTCCATGCTATACGGAATCATCGTGCTATCCATTGCTACCAGTCTTTTGACACCTGTCTCCAAATTGACTCATGACGTTTTTCTCGCAGCCATCTTTGGTGGAATTATCGTTGGAATCGGAGTGGGCATGGTTATACGGTACGGGGGAGCGCTGGATGGGACAGAGGTGCTGGCCATTCTTATCAGCAGAAAAGGCACTTTATCAGTCGGACAAATAATCCTCTTTTTTAATATCTTTATTTTTGCAAGCGCCGGGTTTGTATTTGGGTGGGACCATGCCATGTATTCCCTGATTGCCTATTTTATTGCCTTTAAGATGATTGATATTGTGGTAGAGGGACTGGAACAGTCGAGAAGTGTCTGGATTATCAGTGATCTTTACGAAGAGATTGGAGAAACCTTATTGATCAGACTTAAAAGAGGAGTTACCTATCTAAATGGAGAAGGCGGCTTTAAAGGCAATGAAAAAAAGGTCATTTTTTGTGTGATTACACGGATTGAAGAAAGCGAACTTAAAACCATTATTGAGGAAATAGATCCCAATGCCTTCCTTGCAATCGGTGATATTGCAGAGGTAAAGGGAGGCCGCTTTCATCACCAAACAGGCCCTTACACTTCATAA
- a CDS encoding alpha/beta hydrolase, whose product MWKWVTDGEAKAVIVMVHGAMEHHRRYSWLIEMWRSEGYHVIMGDLPGQGITSRSHRGHIDSFDEYIYEVKDWVQTAYQFELPVFLLGHSMGGLAVIRALQEQPLKLEGVILSAPCLGLVKYPSTVLNLLSIGLNKLLPKSRFSSPLTIDIATRNEEIRESAVNDSLFVTKVSVRWYRELLRGIKQSYENMSKIPDFPLLVLQGGDDKIVNKTAVGEWFNQLSLSEKHYKEWPLCYHELFNEPEREEIFQYAKSFVENRLRSKGYIIE is encoded by the coding sequence ATGTGGAAGTGGGTAACGGATGGAGAGGCAAAGGCAGTTATCGTCATGGTCCATGGTGCGATGGAGCATCACCGGAGATATAGCTGGCTAATTGAAATGTGGAGATCGGAAGGCTATCATGTCATCATGGGTGATTTGCCTGGACAGGGAATTACATCCAGGTCACATAGAGGACATATTGATTCCTTTGACGAATATATCTACGAAGTAAAGGACTGGGTGCAAACCGCGTACCAGTTTGAACTTCCTGTGTTTTTATTGGGGCATAGCATGGGAGGGCTTGCAGTTATAAGGGCCCTGCAGGAACAGCCATTAAAATTAGAAGGAGTTATCCTGTCTGCCCCCTGCCTTGGTTTGGTAAAATATCCATCCACTGTGCTGAACCTTCTCTCAATAGGGTTAAATAAACTTTTGCCGAAAAGCCGTTTTTCGAGCCCCTTAACCATCGATATTGCCACGAGAAATGAAGAAATACGCGAATCCGCTGTAAATGATTCTTTATTTGTGACAAAAGTATCTGTTAGATGGTATCGTGAATTATTAAGGGGCATCAAGCAATCGTATGAGAATATGTCAAAAATTCCCGATTTTCCTCTTTTGGTTTTACAGGGAGGAGATGATAAAATTGTCAATAAAACTGCAGTTGGAGAATGGTTTAATCAGCTCTCTCTGTCAGAAAAGCATTACAAAGAGTGGCCTTTATGCTACCATGAGCTTTTTAATGAGCCTGAACGTGAAGAAATATTTCAATATGCAAAGAGCTTTGTTGAAAATCGTTTACGCTCCAAAGGATATATTATTGAATGA
- the metK gene encoding methionine adenosyltransferase — translation MSNKRRLFTSESVTEGHPDKICDQISDSILDAILEKDANARVACETSVTTGLVLVAGEITTSTYVDIPKIVRETIKGIGYTRAKYGFDAETCAVLTSIDEQSPDIAMGVDQALEAREGQMTEEQIEAIGAGDQGLMFGFACNETEELMPLPISLSHKLARRIAEVRKEEILTYLRPDAKTQVTVEYDENDKPVRIDTIVISTQHNPETTLEQIQKDVKEFVINPVVPSELIDENTKYFINPTGRFVIGGPQGDAGLTGRKIIVDTYGGYARHGGGAFSGKDPTKVDRSAAYAARYVAKNIVAAGLAEKCEVQLAYAIGVAQPVSIAVDTFGTGTVSEDALIDAVRSSFDLRPAGIIKMLDLRRPIYKQTAAYGHFGRTDVDLPWERTDKVDALRELTK, via the coding sequence ATGTCAAACAAACGTCGCTTATTTACATCTGAATCAGTTACCGAAGGGCATCCTGATAAAATTTGTGACCAGATTTCCGATTCAATTTTAGATGCGATTCTTGAAAAGGATGCGAATGCTCGTGTAGCATGTGAAACTTCTGTTACAACAGGCCTTGTTCTTGTTGCCGGTGAAATTACAACAAGTACTTATGTGGATATTCCAAAAATTGTACGTGAAACAATTAAAGGAATTGGCTATACTCGTGCAAAATACGGCTTTGATGCTGAAACATGCGCAGTATTAACCTCTATTGATGAACAGTCTCCGGATATTGCGATGGGTGTCGACCAGGCACTTGAAGCACGTGAAGGACAAATGACTGAAGAGCAAATCGAAGCGATTGGTGCGGGTGACCAAGGTCTAATGTTTGGTTTTGCCTGCAACGAGACAGAGGAACTAATGCCTCTTCCAATTTCTCTTTCTCATAAGCTTGCACGCCGTATCGCTGAGGTTCGTAAAGAAGAAATTTTAACTTACCTTCGTCCAGATGCAAAAACACAGGTTACAGTAGAGTATGATGAAAACGATAAGCCTGTTCGTATTGATACCATTGTCATTTCTACACAGCATAACCCTGAAACTACTCTTGAACAAATTCAAAAGGATGTTAAAGAATTTGTTATCAATCCAGTTGTGCCTAGTGAGCTAATCGATGAAAATACAAAGTATTTCATTAATCCAACCGGCCGTTTTGTTATTGGCGGACCACAAGGAGATGCTGGTTTAACAGGACGTAAGATCATTGTTGACACTTACGGCGGATACGCTCGCCACGGAGGCGGTGCATTCTCCGGTAAAGATCCTACAAAGGTTGACCGTTCAGCTGCATACGCTGCAAGATACGTAGCGAAAAATATCGTTGCTGCCGGATTGGCTGAAAAATGTGAGGTTCAGCTTGCGTATGCAATTGGTGTGGCGCAGCCGGTATCCATTGCAGTTGATACATTTGGAACAGGTACTGTGTCAGAGGATGCATTAATTGATGCAGTTCGTTCAAGCTTCGACCTTCGCCCCGCAGGCATCATTAAAATGCTTGATCTTCGCCGTCCTATCTATAAGCAAACAGCTGCTTACGGACACTTTGGACGCACAGACGTAGACCTTCCTTGGGAACGTACAGATAAAGTAGATGCACTTCGTGAATTAACTAAGTAA
- the asnB gene encoding asparagine synthase (glutamine-hydrolyzing), which produces MCGFIGCIHDKAFERTNNDQQLFKNMNNIITHRGPDDEGFYEDEHIQFGFRRLSFIDLEAGHQPLTYENERYWIVFNGEIYNYAEIRKELMDAGLKFETSSDTEVIVALYSKIKEKTVERLRGMFAFVIWDKQEQSLYGARDHFGIKPFFYREEENRTFFGSEKKSILLAMKNDVLNYDAVQYYMTYQFVPEPYTMTDGIQKLEPGHYFIKKLGKPMKIERFWKASFKPVQKSEDEFVKEIRDVLFDSVNSHMISDPDVPVGSFLSGGIDSSIIASIAKQFNPSIKTFSVGFERNGFSEIDVAKETAEKLGVENINYVITPEEYMNELPRIVWHLDDPLADPALVPLYFVAREARKHVKAVLSGEGADELFGGYNIYREPQSLEVFNKIPGVGKSLLSALAKVMPEGAKGKSFIERGVTPMEKRYIGNAKMFTEAEKKQLLVKYNNRLDYTDITNPLYKETIGYDPVDRMQYIDIHTWMRGDILLKADKTTMANSLELRVPFLDKEVFKVASKIPTSLKTANNTTKYILRKAAEGIVPDHVLNRKKLGFPVPIRHWLKDEMNDWAKQIIRDSQTDHILNKKYVLQLLEDHCQGKMDYSRKIWTVLIFMIWHSIYLEGKYDFQKQYEVNKEQATV; this is translated from the coding sequence ATGTGTGGATTTATTGGATGCATACATGACAAAGCATTTGAACGGACAAACAACGATCAGCAGTTGTTTAAAAATATGAATAATATTATTACGCACCGCGGACCTGATGATGAAGGGTTCTATGAGGATGAACATATCCAGTTCGGTTTTCGCAGACTGAGCTTTATTGACCTGGAAGCGGGCCATCAGCCGTTGACTTATGAAAATGAACGTTACTGGATTGTCTTCAATGGAGAGATTTACAACTATGCAGAAATAAGAAAAGAACTGATGGATGCCGGCTTGAAGTTTGAAACTTCTTCCGATACTGAAGTTATTGTTGCACTATACAGCAAAATCAAAGAAAAAACAGTTGAAAGATTACGCGGTATGTTCGCCTTTGTTATTTGGGACAAACAGGAACAATCCTTGTATGGAGCCCGTGATCATTTTGGCATAAAGCCATTCTTCTACCGTGAAGAAGAAAACCGGACTTTCTTTGGTTCTGAAAAGAAAAGTATATTGCTAGCCATGAAAAATGATGTGCTTAACTACGATGCTGTTCAGTATTACATGACCTATCAATTTGTGCCTGAGCCATATACAATGACAGACGGCATTCAAAAGCTTGAGCCTGGACACTACTTCATTAAGAAGCTTGGAAAGCCAATGAAGATTGAGCGGTTCTGGAAGGCTTCCTTTAAGCCGGTACAAAAATCAGAGGATGAATTTGTTAAAGAAATAAGAGATGTTCTCTTTGATTCTGTAAATTCTCATATGATCAGCGATCCAGACGTTCCTGTAGGCTCTTTCCTTTCAGGCGGAATCGATTCGTCTATTATTGCGTCTATTGCTAAGCAGTTCAACCCAAGCATTAAAACTTTCTCCGTGGGATTTGAACGCAATGGATTCAGTGAAATTGATGTAGCGAAAGAAACAGCTGAAAAGCTTGGAGTGGAAAATATTAATTATGTTATCACTCCTGAAGAATATATGAACGAGCTGCCGCGGATTGTCTGGCATTTGGATGACCCTCTTGCTGACCCTGCACTGGTGCCGCTTTATTTTGTAGCGCGCGAAGCCAGGAAGCATGTTAAAGCTGTATTATCAGGCGAAGGGGCAGACGAATTATTCGGAGGCTATAACATCTACCGTGAACCTCAATCACTGGAAGTATTCAATAAAATTCCGGGTGTTGGAAAATCCCTTCTTTCCGCTCTTGCAAAAGTCATGCCTGAAGGTGCAAAAGGGAAGAGCTTCATTGAGCGCGGTGTAACGCCAATGGAAAAGCGTTATATTGGTAATGCCAAAATGTTTACAGAAGCAGAAAAGAAGCAGCTGCTTGTAAAATATAATAACAGGCTCGATTATACGGATATTACAAATCCTTTGTATAAGGAAACAATCGGATACGATCCTGTTGACCGCATGCAGTATATTGATATCCATACGTGGATGCGCGGCGATATCCTGTTGAAAGCCGATAAAACAACGATGGCAAATTCGCTTGAGCTTCGTGTACCGTTCTTGGATAAAGAAGTTTTCAAGGTGGCTTCAAAAATTCCAACAAGCTTAAAAACAGCTAATAATACAACGAAATATATTCTTCGTAAAGCGGCTGAAGGAATTGTTCCTGATCATGTTTTAAATCGTAAAAAGTTAGGGTTCCCTGTGCCGATCCGCCATTGGCTAAAGGACGAAATGAATGATTGGGCAAAGCAAATTATCCGCGATAGCCAAACCGATCATATTTTAAATAAAAAATATGTACTTCAGCTGCTGGAAGACCATTGTCAGGGTAAAATGGACTACAGCCGTAAAATCTGGACAGTCCTGATCTTCATGATTTGGCATTCCATTTATTTAGAAGGCAAATATGATTTCCAAAAACAGTATGAGGTCAACAAAGAACAGGCGACTGTTTAA
- a CDS encoding LLM class flavin-dependent oxidoreductase, which produces MKLKLSVLDQSSISVGMSPEEALANTVRLAKHTERLGYSRFWVSEHHDSFTLAGTSPEVLIAHLAAKTERIRVGSGGVMLPHYSAFKVAENFRVLEGLTPNRIDLGLGRAPGGMPRATIALNGGRDRGVDRYPQQIDELLEYLHDSLKEDHPLYGLKAAPVVQSAPEVWILGSSPSSAMLAAEKGLPYTFALFINGEGGEQYTRFYRNQFKPSLYLKKPLNMVTVFAICAETDQEAERLAASMDLSMIMMEQGMESKGIPSPEEAASYSYSPYELERVQENRKRMVIGSPKTVLAKLVEIAEKYETDEIMLASILYDFNEKLTSYELIAKAAGIH; this is translated from the coding sequence TTGAAATTAAAATTAAGTGTATTGGATCAATCCTCCATCTCAGTAGGGATGAGTCCTGAAGAGGCACTTGCGAATACAGTCCGTTTAGCAAAGCATACAGAGAGACTTGGATATTCTCGTTTCTGGGTATCTGAACACCATGATTCGTTTACATTGGCTGGAACTTCCCCGGAAGTACTGATTGCACATTTAGCAGCTAAAACGGAACGGATTCGTGTAGGCTCAGGAGGTGTGATGCTTCCTCATTACAGTGCCTTTAAAGTTGCTGAGAACTTCAGAGTACTTGAAGGCCTTACACCTAATCGAATTGACTTAGGGCTGGGAAGAGCGCCAGGAGGCATGCCGCGTGCCACCATCGCCTTGAATGGAGGGAGAGATAGAGGTGTTGACCGTTATCCACAGCAGATTGATGAGCTGCTGGAGTACCTTCATGATTCTTTAAAAGAAGATCATCCATTGTATGGGCTAAAGGCGGCTCCGGTCGTCCAATCTGCACCCGAGGTCTGGATACTTGGATCAAGCCCTTCGAGTGCAATGCTTGCTGCAGAAAAAGGGCTTCCTTATACCTTTGCTTTGTTTATTAACGGAGAAGGGGGAGAGCAGTATACACGTTTTTACCGCAATCAGTTTAAACCATCGCTTTATTTAAAAAAGCCCCTAAATATGGTGACGGTATTTGCTATTTGTGCTGAAACTGACCAAGAAGCAGAACGATTGGCAGCGAGTATGGATTTATCCATGATTATGATGGAACAGGGAATGGAATCAAAAGGCATTCCAAGTCCAGAAGAAGCTGCTTCTTATTCATACAGCCCGTATGAACTGGAAAGAGTACAGGAAAACAGGAAGCGCATGGTCATTGGCTCTCCTAAGACCGTTTTAGCAAAGCTTGTGGAGATTGCCGAAAAGTATGAAACGGATGAAATCATGCTGGCCTCCATCCTTTATGATTTTAATGAAAAATTAACATCCTATGAATTAATCGCGAAAGCAGCAGGAATACACTAG
- a CDS encoding gamma carbonic anhydrase has protein sequence MIYPYKGKLPSIAETAFIADYTTITGDVTIGEESSVWFNTVIRGDVAPVIIGQKVNIQDNSVLHQSPNNPLILEDEATIGHQVILHSCIIRKKALIGMGSIILDNAEIGEGAFIGAGSLVPQGKIIPPNTLAFGQPAKVIRKLNEEDIRDMQRITREYAEKAQYYKSLQK, from the coding sequence ATGATTTATCCTTATAAGGGAAAGCTCCCTTCTATTGCAGAAACTGCCTTCATTGCCGATTACACGACGATAACAGGTGATGTTACCATTGGAGAAGAATCCAGCGTATGGTTCAACACCGTCATCCGCGGTGATGTAGCACCCGTTATCATTGGACAGAAGGTAAATATTCAAGACAATTCCGTCCTTCATCAGAGTCCAAATAACCCGCTGATTCTTGAAGATGAAGCCACCATCGGCCATCAAGTCATTCTGCATAGCTGCATAATCAGAAAAAAGGCACTTATCGGCATGGGGTCCATCATTTTAGATAATGCCGAAATTGGTGAAGGAGCATTCATTGGGGCGGGGAGCCTGGTTCCACAAGGTAAAATCATCCCTCCAAATACCCTTGCCTTTGGACAGCCGGCAAAGGTAATCAGAAAACTGAATGAAGAAGATATACGGGATATGCAGCGTATCACAAGAGAATACGCCGAAAAAGCACAGTATTATAAATCTCTCCAAAAATAA
- a CDS encoding C39 family peptidase, with amino-acid sequence MKGRNSKIPAIYLIIILSTGILLFGFQNGSIKPFSTPAAKYTQPNIKGKVLLNVPVYSQFPELPRGCEVTSLSMLLQSAGVSAQKLTLAHQLKKTAETIKTKDGKTVYGNPNLGFVGNMFTLSQPGYAVYAKPVFDLGEKYLPGRMVNLTGASFDRVKLALSENKPVWTIVNTEYRRLPESYFQKWTTQAGPVRVTKKEHAVVITGYDANYVYFNDPLTGKKNKKAPYADFVAGWKQMGSQALTYSDKKMIAKNPLADWRWS; translated from the coding sequence ATGAAAGGTCGAAACTCTAAAATTCCCGCAATTTATCTAATAATTATTTTATCCACCGGCATTCTATTGTTCGGTTTTCAAAATGGTTCCATTAAGCCTTTCAGCACGCCTGCTGCTAAGTATACGCAGCCTAACATAAAAGGCAAGGTGCTGCTGAACGTCCCTGTCTACTCACAATTCCCAGAGCTTCCGCGCGGCTGTGAAGTCACAAGCCTCTCAATGCTCCTTCAATCAGCAGGAGTATCGGCTCAAAAACTGACGCTTGCCCATCAACTAAAGAAAACGGCAGAAACAATAAAAACAAAAGACGGAAAAACCGTGTATGGAAATCCCAATCTAGGGTTTGTCGGGAATATGTTTACCCTTTCCCAGCCCGGTTACGCCGTTTATGCTAAGCCTGTTTTCGATTTGGGAGAAAAGTATTTGCCCGGGAGGATGGTGAATTTAACTGGGGCAAGCTTTGATCGTGTAAAGCTTGCCTTATCTGAAAACAAGCCTGTTTGGACGATTGTAAATACAGAATACCGCCGGCTTCCCGAAAGCTACTTCCAGAAATGGACTACCCAAGCAGGACCTGTCAGGGTCACCAAAAAAGAACATGCCGTTGTCATTACCGGTTACGATGCTAATTACGTTTACTTTAATGATCCTCTGACTGGCAAAAAAAATAAAAAAGCACCCTACGCCGATTTCGTAGCAGGATGGAAACAGATGGGCAGCCAGGCACTTACGTACAGCGATAAAAAAATGATCGCAAAAAATCCGCTGGCCGATTGGCGCTGGAGCTAG
- a CDS encoding class I SAM-dependent methyltransferase, protein MKLQRIIPFAHQLLQSALTTGDIAVDCTAGNGHDTLFLAKLVEERGHVFGFDIQREAILQTEKRLKEENIANATLFNQGHETIQKAIPETAKGKVKGAIFNLGYLPGGDKHIVTHASSTMEAIEQLLDFMPSEGLIVVVIYHGHPEGQEEKNALMDYLSQLDQKKAHVLLYQFINQANDPPFIIAIEKR, encoded by the coding sequence ATGAAGCTGCAGCGAATTATCCCCTTTGCTCATCAGCTGCTGCAAAGCGCGCTAACAACTGGAGATATTGCCGTTGATTGCACAGCAGGTAATGGGCACGATACGTTATTTTTGGCAAAGCTGGTCGAAGAACGCGGCCATGTCTTTGGCTTTGATATTCAACGAGAGGCTATACTTCAAACCGAAAAACGGCTAAAAGAAGAGAACATAGCCAATGCTACTCTTTTTAATCAGGGGCATGAAACGATTCAAAAAGCCATTCCTGAAACGGCCAAAGGAAAAGTGAAAGGCGCCATTTTTAATTTAGGTTACCTTCCTGGCGGAGACAAGCATATCGTCACTCATGCCAGCTCGACAATGGAGGCCATTGAACAGCTGCTAGATTTCATGCCTTCCGAAGGGCTTATTGTAGTAGTCATTTATCATGGCCATCCTGAAGGACAAGAGGAAAAGAATGCCTTGATGGATTATCTAAGCCAATTAGATCAAAAAAAGGCACATGTCCTTCTATACCAATTTATTAACCAGGCCAATGATCCTCCATTCATTATTGCTATTGAAAAAAGATAA
- a CDS encoding tetraprenyl-beta-curcumene synthase family protein: MAIPSHPISLMNQVYRKVMPNVHHELSKWKEKAEAIPNEELRRQALSSIEHKTFHCEGGSILGLLALDRKPQAVAFIVAYQTISDYLDNLCDRSTSLDPKDFALLHDSMMDCLTVEAELKNYYALRKDQDDGGYLHELVRTCQLVLAEMNHYQHIRPYLLELCDYYCNLQIHKHVKEEERVDRLVSWFNQYKHTLPEMGWHEFSACSGSTLGIFCLVSYALRQDFKEGYAAIIRNGYFPYIQGLHILLDYFIDQDEDKEGGDLNFCFYYKSNEELMDRLNHFLAEADRHTEQLPDQKFHKLINRGLLGVYLSDDKVNKQRDVRRLSKRMMKSGGSISYFFYWNGRFYRKIQNAVPSGLKKVFVPKSI, encoded by the coding sequence ATGGCAATCCCTTCACACCCAATTTCTTTGATGAACCAGGTATATCGCAAGGTTATGCCAAATGTTCATCATGAGCTTTCGAAATGGAAAGAAAAAGCAGAAGCAATTCCAAATGAGGAGCTCCGAAGGCAAGCACTTTCAAGTATCGAACATAAAACCTTTCATTGTGAAGGAGGATCTATCCTCGGTCTTTTAGCCTTGGATAGAAAGCCACAGGCAGTAGCCTTTATCGTCGCGTATCAGACGATTAGTGACTATCTGGATAATTTATGCGACCGCAGTACATCCCTTGATCCCAAGGATTTTGCCCTTTTGCATGATTCTATGATGGACTGCCTTACTGTGGAAGCTGAATTGAAAAATTATTATGCGCTTCGAAAAGATCAGGATGACGGGGGCTATCTCCATGAATTAGTCCGCACATGCCAGCTGGTTTTGGCGGAAATGAATCATTATCAGCATATTAGACCCTATTTGCTGGAGCTTTGTGATTATTACTGTAATCTTCAAATACATAAGCACGTAAAAGAGGAAGAAAGAGTAGATAGGCTCGTCTCGTGGTTTAACCAGTATAAACATACATTGCCCGAGATGGGATGGCATGAATTTTCGGCGTGCTCAGGTTCTACTTTAGGGATTTTTTGCCTGGTTTCCTACGCCCTTCGCCAGGATTTCAAAGAAGGATACGCAGCCATTATCCGCAATGGCTATTTTCCCTATATTCAGGGGTTACATATTTTACTAGATTACTTTATCGATCAGGATGAGGATAAAGAAGGCGGCGATTTAAATTTTTGCTTTTACTACAAAAGCAATGAAGAGCTAATGGATCGCCTGAACCATTTTTTAGCGGAGGCTGACCGCCATACAGAACAGCTTCCTGATCAAAAATTCCATAAGCTCATTAATAGAGGGTTATTAGGGGTGTACCTGTCGGATGATAAAGTCAATAAACAAAGAGATGTCAGAAGGCTTTCAAAAAGAATGATGAAAAGCGGGGGCTCCATCAGCTATTTTTTCTATTGGAACGGAAGGTTTTACCGCAAAATTCAAAACGCTGTCCCCTCAGGGCTAAAAAAGGTATTTGTACCAAAATCCATATAG
- a CDS encoding glycogen biosynthesis protein GlgD, protein MKKRSKQNNPEQKTKNGVNNQDIELGRDYDPVKELKKKNAGKSQPIKSKQHIENPD, encoded by the coding sequence ATGAAAAAAAGATCGAAGCAAAATAACCCCGAGCAAAAAACAAAAAATGGGGTTAATAATCAAGATATTGAGCTCGGACGGGATTATGATCCTGTAAAAGAGCTAAAAAAGAAAAATGCGGGTAAAAGCCAGCCAATAAAATCGAAACAGCATATTGAAAATCCCGACTAA